In one Bacillus sp. Marseille-P3661 genomic region, the following are encoded:
- the dapA gene encoding 4-hydroxy-tetrahydrodipicolinate synthase gives MDFGRIGTAMVTPFDDSGNINFQQTSALVNYLIDNGTDSLIVAGTTGESPTLSTDEKVALFKHVVQIVNGRVPVVAGTGSNNTAASVELTKKAEAVGCDAVMLVAPYYNKPDQAGLYEHFKTIAASTSLPIMLYNIPGRSVVNISVETVVRLSKIDNIIAVKDATGDLGSMTEIINRTADDFHLYSGDDGVTLPVLSIGGKGVISVASHVIGKEMQEMINLFLNGDVIAASKKHQQLYPFMKGIFMSPNPVPIKYAVQLKGIDVGSVRLPLVPFEEEKAHILKDILKQIK, from the coding sequence ATGGATTTTGGTCGTATAGGTACAGCGATGGTGACTCCTTTTGATGATAGTGGGAATATTAATTTTCAGCAAACATCAGCATTAGTCAATTACTTAATCGATAATGGAACTGATTCACTTATTGTTGCAGGAACAACTGGAGAATCGCCAACCCTATCAACCGATGAAAAAGTTGCTCTATTTAAACACGTAGTCCAAATCGTAAATGGTCGCGTACCTGTCGTAGCGGGTACTGGGAGCAATAATACAGCTGCATCCGTTGAATTAACAAAAAAAGCGGAAGCTGTTGGTTGTGATGCAGTTATGCTGGTTGCACCCTATTATAATAAACCTGATCAAGCTGGGTTGTATGAGCATTTTAAAACTATTGCCGCTAGCACTAGTCTTCCGATCATGCTTTATAATATCCCAGGACGTTCCGTAGTGAATATTTCTGTGGAGACTGTTGTAAGGCTTTCAAAGATAGATAATATTATAGCTGTAAAAGATGCAACAGGTGATTTAGGAAGTATGACGGAAATTATTAACCGAACTGCTGATGATTTTCATTTATATAGCGGTGATGATGGTGTTACTTTACCAGTATTATCGATAGGTGGTAAAGGGGTAATCTCGGTTGCTTCACATGTAATAGGGAAAGAAATGCAGGAAATGATTAATCTTTTCCTAAATGGTGATGTTATTGCAGCATCTAAGAAACATCAACAATTGTATCCATTTATGAAAGGAATTTTCATGTCACCTAATCCTGTGCCTATTAAATATGCAGTACAGTTAAAAGGAATTGATGTAGGTTCAGTTCGCTTACCATTAGTGCCATTTGAGGAAGAAAAGGCACATATCTTAAAAGACATATTAAAACAAATCAAATAA
- a CDS encoding GntR family transcriptional regulator, producing MTIKPDSRHLYLQVIDQIKKDIDNGIYKENEKLPSEFDLAKHLGISRATLREALRVLEEENIVVRRHGVGTFINPKPMFSPGIEELFSVTEMIRRAGKKPGTIFISANSRLAIDDDLQKFKCSPNEEIITTERVRTVDDEPVIYCIDQIPKSILPKSYSHESGSLFDLFEKEVGRYISYAVTNIEPLGFSEKISPVLHCEVDSSLLVLKQMHFDQNDEPVLYSCNYFRSDKFSFHVLRKRV from the coding sequence ATGACAATAAAACCCGATTCAAGACATCTTTATTTGCAAGTTATTGATCAAATAAAAAAAGATATTGATAATGGAATATATAAAGAGAATGAAAAGCTACCATCGGAATTTGATTTAGCCAAACACCTTGGAATAAGTCGCGCAACATTAAGAGAAGCTTTGCGCGTATTAGAGGAGGAAAACATTGTAGTTCGCAGACATGGTGTTGGAACTTTTATCAACCCTAAACCAATGTTTTCACCGGGGATTGAGGAATTATTTAGTGTAACTGAAATGATTAGGCGTGCTGGAAAGAAACCGGGGACAATTTTTATTTCAGCCAATTCTAGACTTGCGATTGACGATGACTTACAAAAATTTAAATGTAGTCCAAATGAAGAAATTATCACCACAGAACGTGTACGAACGGTGGATGATGAACCTGTTATATACTGCATTGACCAAATCCCAAAATCAATATTACCTAAATCGTATTCGCATGAATCCGGCTCCTTATTTGATTTATTTGAGAAAGAAGTTGGACGCTATATTTCCTATGCGGTTACGAATATAGAACCATTGGGATTTTCAGAAAAGATCTCACCAGTCCTTCATTGCGAAGTTGATTCGTCCTTATTAGTGTTGAAACAGATGCATTTTGACCAAAACGATGAACCTGTTTTATATTCCTGCAACTACTTTCGATCGGACAAATTTAGTTTTCATGTTTTAAGAAAAAGAGTGTAA
- a CDS encoding DNA translocase FtsK yields MAKSKKKQSDKKIGDWKKVLSFELGGLALLAITTIAIAEIGGAVGNAFILLSRFFFGEWHKLLLVGLICLALYLIVKRAWPPVITRRLAGVYTITAALLLITHVELFEAIANHAALGNPSVILNTWSQYWGEVKGGEPQNLGGGMVGAILFAISYFLFNSIGTKIIFIFLILMGFVLLTELSLQNIFTKIMSAIIHFSKSQFIGFNNDMKTWAAARKEKQRVKKQQKQKSTSEVRDSDEENIIEVDLADNYEENVEPVISNFVDVASNDALSEEPVHRNNVKEKEQKSHVAEPETSDSTVSISFTEVANEDYQLPSYELLKRPLHNAQNHEKKLITLNAQKLEKTFQSFGVKAKIKKVHLGPAVTKYEVHPDVGVKVSKIVSLSDDLALALAAKDIRIEAPIPGKSAVGIEVPNQEVAMVSLREVIESKNNHTTAKLMVGLGRDISGDAILAELNKMPHLLVAGATGSGKSVCINGIIISILMRAKPHEVKLMMIDPKMVELNMYNGIPHLLAPVVTDPKKASQALKKVVSEMERRYELFSHTGTRNIEGYNDFIKRHNEETNEKQPELPFIVVIVDELADLMMVASSDVEDSITRLAQMARAAGIHLIIATQRPSVDVITGVIKANIPSRIAFSVSSATDSRTILDMGGAEKLLGRGDMLFLPVGASKPIRVQGAFLSDEEVESVVDYVISQQRAQYQEEMIPTEEKETEVVVDDELFDDAVQLILEMQTASVSMLQRRFRIGYTRAARLIDVMEAKGIVGPYEGSKPRAVLIAQSKNDEVSNQ; encoded by the coding sequence ATGGCGAAGTCGAAGAAAAAACAGTCAGATAAGAAGATTGGGGATTGGAAAAAGGTACTCTCCTTTGAATTAGGTGGACTTGCACTATTAGCGATTACAACCATTGCAATTGCCGAAATCGGTGGTGCAGTTGGAAATGCTTTTATATTACTCTCACGATTCTTTTTTGGTGAATGGCATAAGTTATTATTAGTTGGACTTATTTGTCTAGCTCTTTATTTAATCGTAAAGAGGGCTTGGCCACCTGTAATAACTAGACGGCTTGCGGGTGTGTATACTATTACAGCAGCTTTATTATTGATAACACATGTTGAATTATTTGAGGCCATAGCAAACCATGCTGCATTGGGCAATCCTTCCGTAATCCTAAATACATGGAGTCAATATTGGGGAGAGGTTAAAGGTGGTGAACCTCAAAACCTAGGTGGTGGAATGGTTGGGGCAATCCTATTTGCAATATCATACTTTTTATTTAATTCAATAGGTACGAAAATTATTTTTATATTCCTTATTTTAATGGGGTTTGTTCTACTTACAGAACTATCACTCCAAAATATTTTCACTAAAATTATGTCTGCTATTATTCATTTTTCAAAGAGTCAGTTTATCGGATTTAATAATGATATGAAAACATGGGCAGCTGCTAGAAAAGAAAAACAAAGAGTGAAGAAACAACAAAAACAAAAGTCAACGAGTGAAGTTCGTGATAGTGATGAGGAAAATATAATTGAAGTTGATCTTGCCGATAACTATGAGGAGAATGTAGAGCCGGTCATTTCAAACTTTGTAGATGTTGCTAGTAATGATGCTCTTTCAGAAGAACCTGTTCACCGTAACAATGTTAAGGAGAAAGAACAAAAAAGTCATGTCGCAGAGCCAGAAACTAGTGATTCAACTGTTTCAATTTCGTTTACTGAAGTTGCAAATGAAGATTACCAATTACCTTCCTATGAATTATTAAAAAGGCCTTTACATAATGCTCAAAATCATGAAAAGAAATTAATTACACTCAATGCGCAAAAACTAGAGAAAACCTTTCAAAGTTTTGGTGTAAAAGCAAAAATAAAAAAGGTTCATTTAGGTCCAGCTGTAACAAAGTATGAAGTTCATCCTGATGTTGGGGTTAAGGTAAGTAAAATAGTAAGTTTAAGCGATGATTTGGCATTGGCTTTAGCGGCTAAAGATATCCGCATAGAAGCTCCCATACCTGGTAAATCTGCAGTTGGTATTGAAGTTCCAAACCAAGAGGTTGCAATGGTTTCTTTACGGGAAGTTATCGAATCTAAAAACAATCATACTACAGCTAAACTTATGGTAGGTTTAGGTAGAGATATCTCAGGCGACGCTATTTTGGCTGAACTCAATAAAATGCCACATCTACTTGTAGCAGGTGCTACTGGGAGTGGGAAAAGTGTATGTATTAATGGCATTATTATTAGTATCCTAATGCGTGCTAAACCTCATGAAGTAAAGCTGATGATGATTGATCCCAAAATGGTTGAATTAAATATGTATAACGGTATTCCGCATTTGCTAGCACCAGTTGTAACGGACCCGAAAAAAGCGTCACAAGCTCTTAAAAAGGTTGTATCAGAAATGGAGCGAAGATATGAATTATTCTCTCACACGGGTACCCGTAATATAGAAGGCTATAATGATTTTATTAAGCGACATAATGAAGAAACAAATGAAAAACAGCCAGAGTTACCTTTTATTGTAGTAATTGTCGATGAGCTTGCTGATTTAATGATGGTTGCATCTAGTGATGTAGAGGATTCTATTACTAGATTAGCCCAAATGGCTCGTGCAGCTGGAATACATTTAATTATTGCTACTCAGCGACCATCAGTTGATGTAATTACTGGAGTCATTAAAGCGAATATTCCATCGAGAATAGCTTTTAGTGTGTCATCCGCTACCGATTCTAGAACGATTTTGGATATGGGAGGGGCCGAAAAGCTATTAGGTCGAGGAGATATGTTATTTCTGCCAGTCGGTGCCTCAAAACCAATTCGAGTTCAAGGTGCATTTTTATCAGACGAGGAAGTTGAAAGTGTTGTAGATTATGTAATTTCACAACAAAGAGCACAATATCAAGAGGAAATGATTCCAACTGAAGAAAAAGAAACTGAAGTTGTTGTCGATGATGAGTTATTTGATGATGCTGTTCAACTGATTCTTGAAATGCAAACAGCTTCAGTTTCAATGTTGCAAAGGCGGTTCCGTATTGGCTATACAAGAGCGGCCAGATTAATTGATGTAATGGAGGCAAAAGGGATTGTCGGTCCATATGAAGGAAGTAAACCTCGTGCTGTGTTAATTGCTCAATCAAAAAACGACGAAGTATCAAATCAATAG
- a CDS encoding YlzJ-like family protein, producing MILYTTMPQELIFQSEDNTNMSQSTIEMNGLSLVVEQISSQQCRVVQLLSTNPNDYLNASYQPGAILSLKPYF from the coding sequence ATGATATTGTATACGACAATGCCCCAAGAGCTCATCTTTCAGTCGGAAGACAATACTAATATGAGTCAGTCAACAATTGAAATGAATGGATTATCGTTAGTAGTAGAGCAAATTTCTAGTCAACAATGTAGAGTTGTTCAGTTGTTAAGTACAAATCCTAACGATTATTTAAATGCAAGCTATCAACCAGGTGCTATTCTATCACTTAAGCCATATTTTTAA
- a CDS encoding BMP family lipoprotein, with product MIRKKAGLFMSILFAAGMMLSGCGGADEGAENNDTGGGAAPPEETQGGLSVAMVTDIGGIDDKSFNQSAWTGIQNYGKENGLQEGEGGYTYLQSQGDADYATNLNKLVRSDYGLIYGVGFMMTDAITEIADQQQDAKFAIIDSVVDKPNVASITFKEHEGSFLVGVVAGLTTKTNKIGFVGGVESPLIEKFESGFKAGVKAVNPEATVDVQYAGAFDKADSGKQIASGLYASGIDIIYHASGQTGNGIFSEAEDLKAKDPNREIWVIGVDMDQALVYGTDVTLTSMVKRVDLAVQDVAERTAEGDFPGGEVIEYGLDVNGVGIAETQDNLSEDVLNKVEEWKQKIINGEVTVPLSRTEYSEFEKTL from the coding sequence ATGATTCGTAAAAAAGCAGGTCTTTTTATGTCCATTTTATTTGCTGCCGGTATGATGCTAAGTGGCTGTGGTGGAGCAGATGAAGGCGCAGAAAACAATGATACAGGTGGAGGTGCAGCACCTCCAGAGGAAACACAAGGTGGTTTAAGTGTTGCAATGGTAACAGATATTGGTGGAATTGATGATAAATCATTCAACCAATCTGCGTGGACAGGTATTCAGAATTATGGTAAAGAAAATGGATTACAGGAGGGGGAAGGCGGTTATACATACCTTCAATCTCAGGGTGACGCCGATTATGCAACAAATTTAAACAAACTTGTAAGAAGTGATTATGGTTTAATTTATGGCGTAGGTTTTATGATGACCGATGCAATAACTGAAATTGCAGACCAGCAACAAGATGCTAAATTTGCCATCATCGACAGCGTGGTTGACAAGCCGAATGTGGCAAGTATTACATTTAAAGAGCATGAAGGCTCTTTCTTGGTTGGTGTCGTTGCAGGTTTAACAACAAAAACAAATAAAATTGGGTTTGTAGGTGGAGTTGAGAGCCCACTTATTGAGAAATTTGAAAGTGGCTTTAAAGCTGGAGTAAAAGCAGTTAATCCAGAAGCAACGGTCGATGTTCAATATGCTGGGGCATTTGATAAAGCTGATTCAGGGAAACAGATTGCATCAGGATTATACGCATCTGGTATTGATATTATATATCATGCCTCAGGTCAAACGGGTAATGGAATCTTCTCTGAAGCGGAAGATTTAAAAGCAAAAGATCCAAATCGTGAAATTTGGGTAATCGGGGTTGATATGGACCAAGCTTTAGTATATGGAACTGATGTTACCTTAACCTCAATGGTTAAACGTGTAGATCTTGCGGTTCAAGACGTTGCTGAGAGAACAGCAGAAGGTGACTTCCCAGGTGGAGAAGTAATTGAGTATGGGTTAGATGTTAACGGTGTTGGTATTGCTGAAACACAAGACAATCTTTCAGAAGATGTGCTAAATAAAGTAGAAGAGTGGAAACAAAAGATTATTAATGGTGAAGTAACCGTACCACTTTCTCGGACTGAATACAGTGAATTTGAAAAGACTCTTTAA
- a CDS encoding ribonuclease J has translation MLKKETNPVKIFALGGLGEIGKNMYVIEVGPEIYVIDAGLKFPEDEMLGIDFVIPDISYLVENRHRIVGIFLTHGHEDHIGSLSYVLQKLRNISIYGTKLTLGLVSDRFNDAGVSSENLCEIDSESTLEYEYATVSFFRTTHSIPDSVGICIHTEQGVVVHTGDFKMDPTPVDGIKPDYYKMSAIGQEGVLCLLSDSTNAEVPGITDSESAVGNEICDSFSTANGRIIIATFATNVHRVQQIIDAAVLTNRKVAILGSSMLKVFNIAMELGYLHVPENVLISISEIEKWQDQQIAVLTSGAHGEPIAALSKLVQKSNKPISIKNGDTVMIAASPIPGNEKIVSKTIDALFRAGAKVIYNQKKIHVSGHGSQEELKMMITILNPQYLMPIHGEYKMQKAHAKIAETTGMDPDQIFLMENGDVLEFKNNQGRLAGKIPAGNVLIDGLGIGDIGNIVLRDRRLLSQDGILIVVVTLSKEKNLIVSGPEILSRGFVYVRESEELFQQSTEMVQQIILKNMKDQVIDWSTLKTGIRESLSHFLFEKTKRRPMILPIIMEI, from the coding sequence TTGTTAAAGAAAGAAACGAATCCAGTTAAAATTTTTGCACTTGGAGGACTAGGAGAAATCGGCAAAAACATGTATGTAATTGAAGTAGGTCCTGAAATATATGTTATTGATGCTGGATTGAAATTCCCTGAAGATGAAATGCTTGGGATTGATTTTGTAATTCCTGATATTTCGTATTTAGTTGAGAATAGACATCGGATCGTGGGGATTTTTCTAACTCATGGCCATGAAGACCATATTGGTTCTCTTTCTTATGTACTTCAAAAATTACGTAATATTTCTATCTATGGTACCAAACTAACGCTCGGTTTAGTTTCTGATAGATTTAATGATGCGGGTGTTTCGAGTGAAAACCTTTGTGAGATTGACTCAGAATCAACATTAGAATATGAGTACGCAACAGTATCATTCTTTAGAACAACCCATAGTATACCTGATTCTGTTGGCATTTGTATACATACAGAACAAGGGGTAGTTGTCCATACGGGTGATTTTAAAATGGATCCAACACCGGTAGACGGAATCAAACCTGACTATTATAAAATGTCAGCTATAGGCCAAGAGGGAGTACTTTGTTTACTTTCTGATAGTACTAACGCTGAGGTACCTGGAATAACGGACTCAGAAAGTGCTGTAGGAAACGAAATTTGTGATTCCTTTTCTACAGCAAATGGGCGAATAATTATAGCGACGTTTGCAACCAATGTTCATCGTGTCCAACAAATTATCGACGCTGCTGTTTTAACGAATAGGAAAGTTGCGATTTTAGGTTCTAGTATGTTAAAAGTGTTCAATATTGCTATGGAACTCGGTTATTTACATGTTCCTGAAAACGTACTAATTTCTATTTCGGAAATTGAAAAATGGCAGGATCAGCAGATAGCTGTTTTGACTTCTGGAGCACATGGTGAACCTATAGCAGCACTATCCAAGTTAGTTCAAAAATCGAATAAGCCTATTTCGATTAAGAATGGCGATACAGTTATGATTGCAGCTAGCCCGATTCCAGGAAATGAAAAGATCGTATCTAAAACTATTGATGCCTTGTTCCGTGCTGGTGCTAAAGTCATCTACAATCAAAAAAAGATCCACGTTTCAGGTCATGGAAGTCAAGAAGAATTGAAGATGATGATTACGATATTGAACCCCCAATATCTAATGCCAATACATGGGGAATATAAAATGCAAAAAGCACACGCGAAAATAGCTGAAACAACTGGAATGGATCCAGATCAAATTTTCCTCATGGAAAACGGAGATGTTCTTGAGTTTAAAAATAATCAAGGCAGGCTTGCGGGTAAAATTCCGGCTGGAAATGTTCTGATAGACGGATTAGGAATAGGTGATATCGGTAACATTGTATTGAGAGATCGTCGCTTATTATCACAAGATGGTATTCTAATTGTTGTTGTTACATTATCAAAAGAAAAAAATCTAATTGTCTCAGGACCAGAGATTTTATCTAGAGGATTTGTATATGTCCGTGAATCTGAGGAATTATTTCAACAGTCCACCGAAATGGTACAGCAAATTATTCTTAAAAATATGAAGGATCAAGTCATTGATTGGTCAACTTTAAAAACAGGTATTCGCGAATCGCTTAGTCACTTTTTATTTGAAAAAACTAAAAGAAGACCAATGATCTTACCAATTATAATGGAAATATAA
- the dapG gene encoding aspartate kinase, with the protein MKIIVQKFGGTSVKDEKSRLRALSHVQRAVKEGYKVVVVVSAMGRKGDPYATDSLLSLVDLSKISNREQDLLLSCGETISAIVFSNLINVSGFCSMALTGSQAGFRTNDEHTNAKIIEMKCERLLEELETHDVVVVAGFQGMSKSGEITTLGRGGSDTSASALGVALNAEYIDIFTDVEGVMTADPRIVENARPLSVVTYNEICNLAHQGAKVIHPRAVEIAMQAKIPLRVRSTYSDSPGTLVTSVVKENKGSDINERVVTGIAHVPNISQITVTTKKGYYNIQSEVFKAMAQAKISVDFINISPSSIVYTVMDNKTDRAIEVLRGLGYDPSVIRNCAKVSAVGAGMTGVPGVTAKIVNALSQEGIQILQSADSHTTIWVLVNESDMALAVNSLHKEFRLDIN; encoded by the coding sequence CGTCCAAAAATTTGGTGGAACTTCGGTAAAGGACGAAAAAAGCAGACTTCGAGCACTTTCCCATGTTCAAAGAGCTGTTAAAGAAGGTTACAAGGTTGTAGTTGTTGTATCAGCAATGGGGAGAAAAGGCGATCCATATGCTACTGATTCGTTACTCAGTCTAGTTGACTTATCGAAAATAAGTAATCGAGAGCAAGATTTATTATTATCTTGCGGTGAAACAATATCAGCTATTGTTTTTTCTAATTTAATAAATGTTTCTGGTTTCTGCTCAATGGCGTTAACTGGTTCACAAGCAGGCTTTCGTACAAATGACGAACATACGAATGCCAAAATTATAGAAATGAAATGCGAACGTTTATTAGAAGAATTAGAGACACATGATGTAGTTGTAGTTGCAGGCTTCCAAGGAATGTCAAAAAGTGGAGAAATTACTACTTTAGGCAGAGGTGGCAGTGATACATCAGCATCTGCTCTTGGCGTTGCATTAAACGCAGAATATATTGATATTTTCACGGATGTAGAAGGTGTAATGACCGCTGACCCTCGAATTGTTGAAAACGCACGCCCACTATCAGTTGTCACATATAATGAAATATGTAACTTAGCCCACCAAGGAGCAAAAGTCATTCATCCTCGAGCGGTTGAAATCGCAATGCAAGCCAAAATCCCATTACGTGTTAGATCCACTTATTCAGACTCTCCAGGTACATTAGTAACGTCAGTTGTTAAAGAAAATAAAGGAAGCGATATTAATGAAAGAGTAGTAACCGGTATTGCACATGTTCCCAACATTTCACAAATTACTGTTACTACGAAAAAGGGCTATTACAATATCCAATCCGAAGTTTTTAAAGCGATGGCACAGGCCAAAATAAGTGTAGATTTTATTAATATCTCACCATCATCGATAGTATACACGGTGATGGATAATAAGACAGACCGTGCAATTGAAGTATTGAGAGGTCTTGGATACGATCCTAGCGTAATTAGGAATTGCGCTAAAGTATCTGCAGTTGGCGCTGGAATGACTGGGGTCCCTGGTGTAACAGCCAAAATAGTAAATGCTCTTTCACAGGAAGGTATACAAATTCTTCAATCAGCGGATAGTCATACAACAATATGGGTTTTGGTTAATGAAAGTGATATGGCTTTGGCCGTTAACTCTTTACACAAGGAATTTCGACTAGATATAAATTAA
- a CDS encoding ClpP family protease, protein MSNFDVRQFFTQSEQDQDQDQEKKDVKESLVDKIQQLGQTNVPQMGQESNIHCLTIVGQIEGHMQLPPQNKTTKYEHLIPQIVAIEQNPKIEGLLIILNTVGGDVEAGLAISEMIASLSKPTVSIVLGGGHSIGVPIAVSADYSYIAETATMTIHPVRLTGLVIGVPQTFEYLDKMQDRVVQFVTAHSNITEDRFKELMLSKGNLTRDIGTNVVGRDAVKYGLIDEVGGVGQAIAKLNELIEQNKQSNNNQGDLLQ, encoded by the coding sequence ATGTCTAATTTTGATGTAAGACAGTTCTTTACACAGTCTGAACAAGACCAAGATCAAGATCAAGAAAAGAAGGATGTAAAGGAATCATTAGTAGATAAAATTCAGCAGCTAGGTCAAACGAATGTACCCCAAATGGGACAAGAATCTAATATCCATTGTTTAACGATTGTTGGACAAATTGAAGGTCATATGCAATTACCACCACAAAATAAAACAACGAAATATGAGCATTTAATACCACAAATTGTGGCAATCGAACAAAATCCAAAAATTGAAGGTTTATTAATTATTTTGAATACTGTAGGTGGCGATGTTGAAGCAGGTTTAGCTATTTCAGAAATGATTGCATCTTTATCTAAACCGACAGTATCTATTGTCTTAGGTGGAGGGCACTCAATTGGTGTTCCAATTGCAGTCAGCGCTGATTATAGTTATATTGCAGAAACGGCTACAATGACAATTCATCCAGTTCGTTTGACAGGTTTAGTTATTGGTGTTCCTCAAACATTTGAATACTTAGATAAAATGCAAGATCGTGTAGTACAGTTTGTTACTGCACATTCTAATATTACAGAAGATAGATTTAAGGAATTAATGTTATCAAAAGGTAACTTAACACGTGATATTGGAACAAACGTTGTAGGAAGAGATGCGGTGAAATATGGACTAATTGATGAAGTTGGTGGTGTAGGTCAGGCAATTGCAAAATTAAACGAGTTAATTGAACAAAATAAACAAAGTAATAATAATCAAGGAGACTTGCTTCAATGA